The following proteins come from a genomic window of Crassostrea angulata isolate pt1a10 chromosome 1, ASM2561291v2, whole genome shotgun sequence:
- the LOC128187978 gene encoding uncharacterized protein LOC128187978: protein MRPPCQLFRYNSNTSECDLYDGIKFKRTSYVYQNQFYQKMPDHCVTGRDEWFPEYQTCIWIPTHVSPYEEAKRLCESTGKVMLGINNFSQVLYLMDLINTKYIYVYSRRTGYKTYEMDDGTLIPSTLWCPGQPYEDSGCLGVQNDPQSSWCTYPGLDDYTSCSESSRFFCV, encoded by the exons ATGAGACCGCCATGTCAACTTTTCCGTTATAACTCAAACACATCAGAGTGTGACTTGTATGAtggaataaaatttaaaagaaccTCATACGTTTACCAAAACCAGTTTTATCAGAAGATGCCTGATC ATTGTGTGACAGGGCGTGACGAATGGTTCCCCGAGTATCAGACTTGCATTTGGATTCCGACCCACGTTTCTCCATACGAAGAGGCAAAACGTCTATGCGAATCAACAGGGAAAGTCATGTTAGGAATCAATAACTTTTCACAAGTCTTGTATCTGATGGATCTTATAAATACAA aatatatttACGTATACTCTCGACGCACTGGATACAAAACTTATGAGATGGATGACGGGACTTTGATCCCATCCACATTGTGGTGTCCGGGTCAGCCATATGAAGACTCGGGCTGTTTAGGGGTCCAAAACGACCCCCAGAGTAGCTGGTGTACCTATCCCGGATTAGACGATTATACATCTTGTTCTGAGTCATCACGGTTCTTCTGTGTGTAG